Proteins co-encoded in one Pseudorhizobium banfieldiae genomic window:
- a CDS encoding peptidoglycan D,D-transpeptidase FtsI family protein: MSFLSRIMVLKSRAHLSTGSRRSTAASGDATFEGVGKRKAAQARNRVGLIIVGFVAVYGVIGGRLVQYGMAQPEITSSIMPADRLMASRPDLLDRNGEVLATDIRTVSLYAEPHKIVDADEVIEKLATVLPDLDARSIYGKLSSKSHFQWLRRQLTPKQQSQILALGIPGIGFRPEKRRFYPGGATAAHVVGHVNIDNRGVAGMERYVDSQGLADLAAVGMTSDQPLEPVRLSIDLRVQSIVREVIYSSIDKYQAVGAGAVVLDVHTGEVIAMASAPDYDPNTPAAGAEEGWLNRMSNGTFEMGSTFKAFTTAMALDSGKVKMTDSFDARFPIRIGGFTIKDFHGKGRMLTVPEVFQYSSNIGTAKMADVVGIEGHKEFLTRLGLLTRTQTELPEVAMPSQPREWKKIHSVTISFGHGVSTTPLQTAVAVAALVNGGKLIPPTFLPRTRDEADLVAQRVMKESTSEDMRFLFDWNATKGSGKRALVEGFNVGGKTGTAEKVVNGRYSNEKNFNVFIAAFPIHEPQYAVLTFIDEPKTGEGGGRTAGLNAAPMVQDIISRSAAILGVKPRFGEDGSALLVSY, encoded by the coding sequence ATGTCGTTTCTTTCGCGCATCATGGTGTTGAAAAGTCGCGCACACCTGTCGACGGGGAGCCGCCGCAGTACGGCAGCGTCGGGTGACGCCACGTTCGAGGGCGTCGGCAAGCGTAAGGCCGCTCAGGCGCGCAATCGTGTCGGGCTGATCATCGTCGGCTTTGTCGCCGTGTACGGCGTCATTGGTGGCCGGTTGGTTCAGTACGGAATGGCGCAACCGGAGATCACCTCCAGCATCATGCCCGCAGACAGGCTGATGGCTTCCCGTCCCGATCTTCTCGATCGCAACGGCGAGGTGTTGGCGACCGACATCCGCACCGTTTCGCTCTACGCGGAGCCCCACAAGATCGTCGACGCCGACGAGGTTATCGAGAAGCTCGCGACTGTCCTGCCTGATCTCGACGCCAGATCGATCTACGGGAAGCTCTCCTCAAAATCACATTTCCAGTGGCTGCGTCGCCAGCTGACGCCGAAGCAGCAGAGCCAGATCCTTGCACTTGGAATTCCCGGCATCGGCTTCCGGCCGGAGAAGCGGCGGTTCTACCCCGGTGGCGCGACCGCCGCCCACGTGGTGGGCCACGTCAACATCGACAACCGCGGCGTTGCCGGCATGGAACGGTATGTCGACAGCCAGGGCCTTGCCGATCTGGCAGCGGTCGGCATGACGTCCGACCAGCCGCTGGAACCGGTCCGGCTGTCTATCGATCTCAGGGTGCAGTCGATCGTGCGGGAGGTGATCTACTCGTCGATCGACAAGTACCAGGCTGTGGGTGCGGGGGCCGTCGTCCTCGACGTCCATACCGGGGAAGTCATCGCAATGGCATCCGCTCCGGACTACGATCCCAACACCCCGGCGGCGGGTGCAGAGGAAGGCTGGCTCAACCGGATGTCGAACGGCACGTTCGAGATGGGATCGACCTTCAAGGCCTTCACCACAGCGATGGCGCTCGATTCCGGCAAGGTCAAGATGACCGATAGCTTCGATGCCCGCTTCCCGATCCGCATCGGCGGCTTCACGATCAAGGATTTCCACGGCAAGGGCCGGATGCTGACGGTTCCGGAGGTCTTCCAGTATTCCTCCAACATTGGGACCGCCAAGATGGCCGACGTGGTTGGCATAGAGGGACACAAGGAGTTCCTGACCCGGCTCGGCCTTCTGACCCGGACGCAGACCGAACTGCCCGAGGTGGCCATGCCCAGCCAGCCGCGGGAGTGGAAGAAGATCCACTCGGTCACGATCTCCTTCGGTCACGGCGTTTCCACGACGCCGCTGCAGACGGCCGTTGCCGTTGCCGCGCTGGTGAATGGCGGCAAGCTCATTCCGCCGACCTTCCTCCCGCGGACCCGGGACGAGGCGGATCTCGTGGCGCAGAGGGTGATGAAGGAATCGACGAGCGAAGACATGCGCTTCCTGTTCGACTGGAACGCCACCAAGGGTTCAGGCAAGCGTGCGCTGGTCGAGGGCTTCAACGTCGGAGGCAAGACGGGAACCGCCGAGAAGGTGGTCAACGGTCGCTATTCGAACGAGAAGAACTTCAACGTCTTCATCGCCGCCTTCCCGATTCACGAGCCGCAATATGCCGTGCTTACCTTCATCGATGAGCCGAAGACCGGAGAGGGCGGAGGGCGCACAGCCGGCCTCAATGCTGCCCCGATGGTACAGGACATCATCAGCAGGTCGGCGGCGATTCTCGGTGTAAAACCACGCTTCGGCGAGGATGGTTCGGCCCTTTTGGTATCGTATTAG
- the ftsL gene encoding cell division protein FtsL, which yields MLRSLDLVLIGVMTAAAVVTYTIKHRADDKLQEVRRLEAEIVLEKDTIDLLKADWALLTQPNRLERLISAYQSELQLVPTQPTQLAMPVELPMPRSQLPMPETTIEELIASAGGEVAAAIKGVDAARNAAPSSGIPVPIPRGGVPLDAMSTGSVRR from the coding sequence ATGCTGAGAAGCCTCGACCTCGTTCTGATCGGCGTAATGACTGCCGCGGCCGTTGTGACCTATACCATCAAGCATCGAGCCGACGACAAGCTGCAGGAAGTGCGGCGCCTCGAGGCCGAGATCGTCCTCGAAAAGGATACGATCGACCTGCTGAAGGCGGATTGGGCATTGTTGACCCAGCCGAACCGGCTGGAGCGACTGATCTCAGCGTATCAGTCGGAGCTGCAACTGGTGCCGACGCAGCCGACTCAACTTGCCATGCCCGTCGAACTGCCGATGCCGCGATCGCAGCTGCCAATGCCGGAAACGACGATCGAGGAACTGATCGCCAGCGCCGGGGGTGAAGTCGCTGCTGCCATCAAGGGCGTAGACGCGGCAAGGAATGCGGCCCCTTCGAGCGGGATTCCCGTGCCGATCCCGCGAGGAGGCGTCCCCCTGGACGCAATGTCAACTGGATCGGTGAGGCGCTGA